GGAAATAGATATACAGAGCCCTGCTTTTAAAGGCGTGCCGCCTTTGTTTATTGTACCTGAAGTTAAAATGGATTCACTGAAGGCCAGTGCAGACTTAGAAAATATGAAACTGAATGTTAATTCGCTTGAGCTTGCAGGCCAGCAGGCCTCAGGGGCATTAAAAGGCTCTGTTACCATCAATCCTAAAAATATAAACAACTCCAAACTTGATCTGAAAGGTCAGGTAAAAGTTGATGTCCGTTTACTAAACACCAGAATAATTGTTCAGAAAAAAGCTCTTGCGTTATTGAAGGCCAAAAAATCTATAGCGATAGAAATAAGTGATACTATCGGGAGTCCGTGGGTTTCTTTTGCCAAGTAAAATACCAAATTGTCGTAAGTTTTATACCTGCATTATTTTCTCATGTTAATATTATGATTTTGTGTAAAATATTATCAATGCGCTTGAGTTTTATGGTATAATTAATTAACTTTAAGCGTCCAAAAGACTAAGCCTGCAAAGTCCAACCATCCTGAAGTATAAAAAGTAGATGTCGTGTCTATTGGGGTTGAGAGTGACCATTCACTTCTCACGACATGAGGGGTTTAAAATCAGCACAGCTTTACGCATGAGGAAGTTCTTCGAAGAGTTGAAAAAGGTAGTCTGCGGGATTGAGCTTGTTGGCTTTGGCGGTTTCGATCAGGCTATAAAGGGTTGCTCTGGCCTGGGCTCCGCACGGGGAGCCGCTGAGCAGCCAGTTTTTCCGGCCCACCGCAAACGGACGGATGGCGTTTTCGGCGAGATTGTTATCGGGAGTTAAAGCCGCATTTTCAAGGTAAACCAGGATTCGCTCCATTGCCTCAAAGTATAGGAAATTGTTTTGCCCAAAAGACTTTTTGAGGGAACCGAGTCCTTGGCACTGACAACGGTTTAATAAATTTTTTCAAGAATCGGGAGCGCCTTTTCCGTCCGCATGTTCAAAATTTCATCCGGAGAAAGCCTCTCCTTGCGAGCTCGACTCTCCAGCCGGTAAAGCTTCGCGATTAGGTCAACCACGGTCGATACGTACCTTTTTTTAGAGCAGGCCTTGAGCTCTTCCATAAATTTTCGGCGCACGTGAACCAGACAACCGGCGTGAGTAATCCCCGTAGATTCACCCAGAGCATTGTATCCGGCGTAGCCGTCGGTCTGCAGAATTCCCATGAAATCACCGACTATTTCGGCAGCGATTTTTCCAGAACGCAGATGCTCGTGCAGCAATTCCATGATAGGCTTACATCGTTCTGCCGCCAGCACGGCCCAATTCGAAATGGTTGAGCGCGAAATATCAATTCCCAAACACTAGAACATCCTGTTTTGACAGTAGAAAGGCAAACAGTCGCAAAACTTGTGGTCAGGATATGCGCCAGCAGCCTCGGAGTGACGATACCCTGTCGAATCAGCTGAGGCGGCATCGAAGCTATTGTGAAGTCCTGCCCGTCATCCTCGGTTCTTTTTCTCTTTTTGCAGGCAAAATTGGGCCGAATGTGCCACAGAACCCGGATTTTGGTGGGCACATAGTCAAGTTTTTCGCTGACAACTTCACCGATACGGCTCAGTTTGCAACCGCAAGCGTAGATTTTTTCCTCATCGGGTGTGTCATGGATGATTTCCCCCACGAGGGATCGCTTAGGAAATAGGCTTGCGGCTCTTTTTAGAACGGAAATAGGCCGGAACCTGTACTGTTTCAAGTTCCAGTTCGGGATCGGGTTGCCTGCAAACAAACTCCGCTTCATCAAAAAAATACTGATATTCGTCTTTAGCGGGCTTATTTTTCATTTCCGATTTTTTGAAAAATGTGATGGCCTAGAGCAATTCTACCTGCTCTGGAAATTCTTCAATGACAGTGTTTTTATCCGCAATATCAATATTCTGCGCGGCAAGCTGAGATTCCAGATCTGCTAGCAGTCGATTCTGCTGCAGAATCAACTCTTCCAACTTTTCGGGATCGTTGGGAAGAAGTGATTTGTCCAATTGGGAAAGAGTACGTTATTTCTCCGCAAACACAATTATTTCATAACATCAAAGAATAGTAGAATAACTCAGTGCGGGATGGCCTCGTGTCTGGACAGGATCAAGCCCTTCCAGCAACTAGAGCAATTTCTGAGAACTGAATTCAAGCTCTTCCTGTTATAATTCGGGTCAGAAGAAATGGTTTTTCTCAAGGCGTTTCTGCCAAAGGCAAAAAAACTTGTTATCCCAATACAAAATTTTGATGATCGTCCACCATGATCGAAAGCCCATTGACAGCTTTGCGCAAATCGGTTGCACCGAGGACAATGAAGACTTGTGTTTTGGAGTCGTCCGGAAGCATTAAACCATTACCTCAAGCAGCCGATTTAATGTTTGCTGACAAAAATCAGGTTCGATTTCGATCTGAATTCCTCTGGGAAGATGAAGTCTGATAGGCTTAAAGCCCCGCGATTTGTCTATTGCGGGGATCTAGTACAATATAAAATTTCAACTTTCGTATTTAGTATTTTGTATGTTAATCTCTCCTCAACAAAGGAGGAGTGATGGCACCGCGTTATCGAGTGACTTTGATAGAAGAGGAACGGAAAGAACTTGAGGCAATCTCATCGAAAGGGGAAAGGGCTGCACGAACGGTGCTTTATGCACGAGCATTATTGCTTCTTGATGCTGGCGAGCACGGCCCGAAATGACTTGTAGTCAAGGTAGCTGAAGCGTTAGGCGTTACCACTCGAAGTCTTGAGCATTTAATAAAACGGTTTGTCGAAGAAGGTTTTGCTGCCGCCATTGAACGCAAGAAGCGAGTCAAACCACCTCGGGAAATTCAGTTTGGTGGAGAATTTGAGGCAAAACTGCTGGCATTGGCATGTTAGCCCGCCCCAGAGGGGCGAAAACGTTGGACGGTAAAACTGCTGGCTGAAAAAATGATTGAATTGGAAATCGTTCCTACAGTCTCACCTATGACCGTATGTAATACTTTAAAAAAATGAACTTAAGCCTCATCTGAGCAAGTATTGGAAAATCCCGCCAAATCAAAACGCAAGTTTTGTAGCGTCCATGGAAGATGTTTTTGAAGTATATGCACGTCCATATGATGCAGATCGTCCGGTTGTCTGCATGGATGAATCAAGCATTCAGTTAATTGGCGAGGTACGCACGCCTATTCCAGCAGCTCCGGGGCATTGTGAGTTGGTGGACGATGAATATGTACGCAAAGGTGTCGCGAGCATTTTTATGGCGGTGGAACCGCTTGGTGGCAAACGGAAAGTCCAAATCACAGGGCGTCGAACAAGAACAGAGTGGGCATATTTTATTAAAAGCTTACTGGAAAAAAACTACCCTGATGCCGAGAAAATTGTCTTGGTCATGGATAACCTCAACACGCACAATACGGCTTCTTTATACGCGACCTTTTCAGCAGAGGAAGCCCACAAACTATCTCAACGCCTTGAAATACATCATACTCCCAAACACGGAAGCTGGTTAAATATTGCAGAGATAGAACTCAGTGTTTTGAAACGCCAATGCCTTGCTGGCCGAATCGATTGTATCGAGAAAATGCGTGCTCAGGTAGCGGCATGGAGTACTGACAGAAATAACCGCCAGCCCAAAGTAGACTGGCAGTTCAAGACAAAGGGTGCACGCATCAAGCTGAAGAGTTTATATCCGAAACTTTAAGGTGTACTCTGTACTAGGTTTCAGGAACGGCTATAATCTTCTGAGGCTTGCTGACTGAACCCATTCTACGTTTGTGGTTGCCGAAAGTTTTAATGGTAAGCCCCTTTTGTCGTCAGTATTCAGCTTGAGAAACACTGCTGCATTCCTATGCTGCGATATGCTTTTTCCAGAAAAACTGTTTCTTTTTAAGCCGTTCCTCCTTGAGTAGGAAAGGAGAATGTCATGTTCTGGAATTAATAGAAGATGTAGGTGCTTGGACGCTTACTATATTCTTTTCCTTGGTCATTTTTTTAAAGGATAGTTTCAAACAGCTTTACGTAACAAAGCTCGTCCTTATTTTTCTCGGACTATACTTAAACGTCTTTGTTATAACATGGTTCTGCTTGCTAGCTTTAATGCTCATCCAGTTTAGCCTTATTGCCGCCTATGCCGTCACCTGCTCAATGATAGTTCACTTTGCACCAGATCTTCGCTTCCTCATATCGAAGGGTCTTTTCTGATGTTTTATACTTCAGGTATATTTTTCGGTATTTCTAAATTTGTTTTCCTTGAGCTCCAGCTCATGGCATTCCTAAATCCTATGGTAGGGAGAGTCCGAGAGTTCCATAATATTTCCATCTACAACACCTGAACAGACAGGACTTATCTGAGCTGAAAAAGATTTTTATCATTATCCTATTAAGAATTTATCCGAGGACACTTTGCAAATCTGACCATGTCTAACTCAGTACCTGCCAACAATGAAAACTCCTCTTATCAGCCTTCACAACGTCTATTGCACATTCTGTGTACGTAACGATTTTTTCAAATTAAAAAAACATGATATTTTGAAAGGAATATCCTTTGATATTTATTGGGTTAAAACTATTGGTATCCTCGGGGAAAACGGAGCAAGAAAATAACAATACTGCGCCGCTCACTAGCATATACAAACCAAACGCAGGCTTAGTAAAATACTACGATGGTATTACCATCTCCATGTTTAATTTTCATATGCGATTTGACCCGAAACTTTCAGGTCTAAACAATACAATGCAGATTTTGAATTAGTTGGAACAAGTGCTCTTTACATAAAGTCAGTAACTCGTATACACCACAAACTCGGAATAAATGTTCGAGTCATAGCTCATAACTGCCGACACAAGATACTTAATTCAACATGCATACTTGACATTCTGAGGGAAGAAGATAAAGTTGTTTTATAAAAAATAATAGCTTAGAGTACGTACTTTAAGGCAACTTTTTTTTAAAGACGGTGAAAATTAAAGAGATGCGCACAATGCTCTATTTGCAGGAAGGCGTCTCGAATTTGATCTGACGATTCAAAAAAAGATAAGACCACTTAACAATTAAAAGGCAATTATCGATAAAACAATCGTAGACTATCTTCACCCCTAAGTATAATACTATAACGGCATCTTGGCGTGACTTTTCCAACAACCATGAAAATACTATTCATCACAACCACGACAAGAGTCGAACGACCTATTCTGGATCCTTCGGTACGCTATCGCTGTTATAACCATGCCGAGAATCTCGCAGCTAAGGGAATTTGTGCGGATGTTATCGCCATCAACCTTTTGACGAATAAGCATATTGATCAATATGATGCCTTCGTCTTTCATCGGCCCCAATATTCAGAAACGATAGTTACAGCACTAGAAATTATAGACTCACAAAATAAAGTTCGTCTAGCTGATTATGATGACCTTATTTTTGGTGAGGAAAATGCAGAATTATCCTCCATATACAAAAACGAAATTCTTCCCAAAGATGCCTGCCACAAAATATTTAAAGAAAATGCCTCGGCCTTAAATTTGTTTGACGTGGTGCAGACTTCCAGCACTCCTCTTGCTGAGCAGGTAGCAAAGCACAACCCCACTGCTTCAGTGAAAGTCGTCCCCAACGGGCTTTCAAAACGTTGGCTTGAGATTGGAGATATTTTTCCCTCACATCGATTCAGAGAGAGGATTTGGATATCCTATCTTAGCGGGACAAAAAGCCATGATCACGATTTTGCGCTCGTATCAGAAGCTCTTTCACGATTTATCAAAGAGGAAAAACGAGCAATGCTTATGGTGGCAGGCCCTCTTGACTATGAGACTGAACGCTTCCCGCCAGCCCAGATAGTACGCGTGAACTACAGGGATTACTGGGACCTTCCTGCCCTTATTAAATCGACAGATATCAACATATCAGCGTTGGAGCCAACGCTTTTCAATAACTGCAAATCCGGTCTCAAATTTTTTGAAAGTGGTGCGTTTGGTGTCCCAACGGTGGCATCACCAATGACAGATTTAGACCGGTTCAGCCACTCGGGACTTGTGTATGCCCGAAACGAAATGGAATGGCTTCAGGCTCTAAAAAGACTTGCGATGTTTAGCCCTGAAGAGCGCACTAGCCTTCGCCAATATTGTCGAGTAAATGCGGGATCAGTCGTTGGTACGGATATACTTCTCAATCGCATTACCGTACTTTACAACCAGCGATCATAAGACGGAAAAAATTACATGACGTTAGTTCTTATCAGTCAAATCGAGAGCACTGCGGAGGCAACTCTCCTGCAGCATTTTTTTTCTCTTTTACTAAAATCAAATATACCTATCTGTTATCTTTACGCAAGATCTCCCAATAGCACAAGAAATTCAAATGTGTTAGCCGTGCATAAATACATCAGTGCCAACTGCGCGATGCAAATACAACTATACCCTACTGCAACTCTGGAAACCCGTGCAACCTGCCAACGGTTCAACACGCAAATTCTCGATGAAATCATTCGGTTCAGCGCACCTCAGAAAATATTTACACCTGCTTCCTGCGAGTTATTTTTCATAGAGAACAGCGCTATATCCTACGAGAGTTACAATATACTTAGCGATGGTTCCGGCATTCGCTTACCTGGCAAATTAACAGTGTTGCCTGCTCAAGAATTTTGCAATACCTCTTCTCTCGAAGTAGGTCTACAGGATTCTAAAATTATCACACCTTTCAATCAGGAAAAAGATACTCCCAAACCATCAACCAATCCAATTGAAAAGACTGTTCAAAAGTCCACCTACACACCACTGAATTGGAAACTGGAAATCCCGACCGCAGGAGTAATGCACCATGATGGTTTAGTACGATTCAAAGGCTGGATTCAACCAGGTGGACGTACTGTCACCAAACTATTGCTATTCATAGCTGGTAAAAAAGTATACCTGCGGACGAATACAATACGCGCTGATATAATTGAACAGTTAAATGACTTTTCCATAATTGCTTTCAATCAAGAAGTTGATGTAACCCAACTACCATGCCGCCTAGAGTGCTCTATTGTCATGGAATGTAAAGATGGTTTCCAGAAGACCTTAAAGGAATTCACTGTCTGGAAAGATAAGTTCAAGCCAGAACCGCAGTTTTCTCTCACAACCGTTCATGTGCATCATGAAACAGAAGGGCTCGAAAATCATGCAGAAATTACTTTATCTGCTGAAAGGTCCGGCAAACAAATAGTAGAAGTATGGGAACGGGGCGAGTGCCTTGCAAGCGGCTCTATTGACGACACCAAAACGTATCTGTTTTGGACAAGCAAAGCAACAGATTGCCTAGCTCATTTGTGGATCAGAGAAGATGACAAAAATATATCTCTTTACTGCGCAACACTAGGTACGCATACCCAGAACATAAATCTCCAATCTCTCGCCCTGAAAGGAGCTGGGGTCTTTTTCAATAAAACCATGAAAATCGAGTGGCCGCAGGATGGCTCCTCACCAAGCGTCTTTTTTGTCAACGGAAAACCCGTTTCCGCATTGACTGTAGATGATGCGAATATGGTCGAATTTTCCCTAAAATCAAATACCTTGCCTGCATATCTCGAATGTCTTGATCATGAAGGTCGCATATTGACAAAATTACTCTGGTCCATGCTTGATAGACAATACCAATTGTTTGAGTTGGCTATTTTAAACAATAAATACGTTGACTGCGTATTTACTGACGGGACAGAAACACGAGTTAAGCCCTATAGAATGGTCCCGGATAACGGTCTCTGGCATTTTGTATTCAGCCCCAAAGGCAGTGATGAGGTTTTACATACTCCTCTTGCCCAAATAAGCACGATGATTCCCTCCAGAGAGCAATTCGTTCCCACAGGAACAGAGCAACGAGAATTTGTAGAATACTACCGAAAAAACATACGCAATGTTCCTGATATGTTCGTAAACGAACAATTGTCTACTGATGCCGTTATCCTTCCATATGTGCATGTACATAAACACATCACCCCAAAAAGAATAGTACTTATCAGACCAGCCCCAGCTCCAACCGATGAACTTTACATAGGATGCGTCCTAAATGAATTAAGTGAGCATTTTAAGCTGGAATACATAATAATCAACACACAAACGGAGGCCCCCGGTTTACAGCATATCTATTCCGGAGATATAATTATTGTCTCACGCTATATTAATGTAGACTGGCTCAGAGAACTTTCTGACAAAAGAGACAGCTGCATCATATACTATATTATGGACGATGATGTAATGACAGCAATTGACTCACGGTCAATTCCTCACGGCTACCGACGCAAAATAGCGGAAGTAACTCTTTCCGACTTCCAGGCCATGCTTCACCTATGTGACAGATTCGTCGTCACAGCTCAATCTCTTGAGCGTAGATACCACTCCGCTAAAACACTCTATCTTGACCCGCCGTGCCTGCGCTGGCCGCACTCCATGGCCCATCATGATGACTACTCCACGGTTCGGATAGCCTACCACGGTACGGATGTTCATAAAGACGACATATCTTTCCTGCTAAACACTATCGAATTCATTGGTAGCAAATATAATAATATAGAATTCGAATACTTTGCCGGTTCGAATGCTCTGATAGAAATCCGTAACAAACATTATGTCCGACATAACCCCCCTCTCAGTTGGAAGGACTATGTCAAGCATGCTCAGGATAACCCCGCCCACATCGTTCTGGCTCCGATGCTCGACTCACCCTATAATCAAGGTAAATCCATCATTAAATTCCATGATGCCGCATCGCTTGGCGCAGTAGGTATCTATTCGGACATACAGCCTTATGACAATTTTGTTACTAACGGTGTTAATGGATTTCTGGTTGCAAATGACCCAGCCATGTGGCTACAGACAATAAGGTATCTCCTTAAAAACACGGATATTATCCGAAAAACAGCCTTTAATTGCCAGGTGACGGCAAAAAAGAAAGGCGACATCACCCATGTAGAAAATTTTTGGGTAAAGGAGATTCAACAATGGATGTAAAACGCATACTGATAATAAATCCGTTAGCCAACTACCATCGTGCCCCTATTTTCTGTGGACTGGCTAAAACTCTTCAAGCGGCAGACCATGAAGTATTCATTATCTACGAACAGAAAGTCTGCATCTTAATCGGAGAGTCTATCAATTTTTGGAACAGCAAGAATTCTTTTCTATATCGAGACGTTCTACCTGACGATCATATTTTCGAATTAGACAGCCAGCCTCACGATTCAGCTCAAGCTTCGCAGGAAATGATTCTAAAGCAGGATGAATCTCGGACCAGAGAATTTACTAAAGTAATAGACAAAATTAAACCTGACTCAGTAATCATGTTCAACGGCAATTTCCATTATCAAAATGTTTACAAAAATGTTCTGGAAGATAAGAAATTGCTCACCAAAACACTCTTCATGGAAGTAGCGTGGTTTACCCAACGTGATGCTGTCTACTTTGACACGAACGGAGTAAACAGGAACAGCTCACTTGTAAACCTTCGTCCCTTAGCACTGTGTACAGCAAAACAAACTCGACTAGATGCCTGGCGCGAACGTTACTTAGAAAGGATGATCGGCAAATTCGATTTTATTCCTAAACGGATAGTAGTTCCACTGCAGGTTGATACTGATACAAATATCAGACAGTTTTCGCCATTCTCAAGCATGCGGGAATTTATTAATTTTCTTGAGAAATGGATACCTGAAGGATATGAAGTAATTTTAAAAATTCATCCAAAGGCACTTTATACCTACCCACTTACAACGTCCCGCCCGGACTTCCACCTGTGCGGGGATGGCAATATTTATGATTACATCGCTCGGGCAGAATACGTCATCGGTATTAACAGCACTGTGTTGCTGGAAAGTGTAGTGCTTGGTAAGAAAGTCCTTGCTTTTGGAGGAGGAGTTTATTCAGGCAACGGTGTGATCCATGAGGCAGATCCTTTGTCTCCATTTCTTGATAACTTTAAGGCTGATCAGGCAAGCATTGATGCGTTCATCTATGAACTTGTTTTCAACAGACAAGTTTCCATTGATGCTCTCGTGTCAGGAAATGCCGCTCATCTTTTTTCTCGTACACCGTTTAACGACTGGGAAATCCCTAAAAAAATCCGCCCTCAACTGACGGCGCTTAACGCTAAGGAAGGGAAAGCTATGATCAAAGTTGGCAAATCCAAAATAAGCAAAACAGCAAGCCTTGATGTCACGGGGGAAGGTAAAATCTTCATCGGTGACAACTGCGAAGTCCGCCATCACGCTGTCCTCGAAGTCATTGGTCGTTACAATGGAACTATCACTATCGGTGACAACAGCGTTATCGGTATCTGCAACTGGCTGCAAGGCTCAGGGGATATCATTATTGGAAACGATGTAATCATCGGTCCTTACACATGCATAGTTTCAACTAATCACACATACAATGATCCAGCCACTCCTGTCGCAAAGCTCCCTCTAACCAGGGACTCCGTGGTCATTGAGGACGATGTCTGGGTTGGCGCACATGTAACTATCGCCTGTGGAGTGACCATTGGAGCCCATTCAATTATCGGGGCTAATTCATTTGTAAATAAAGATGTTCCACCATACAGCATTGTGGCAGGCTCACCAGCCAAAGTTATCAAACGGAGAAAATAACGTGCGCATCCTTTTCACCTCCGGAGTGGGGATATTGCCGGAACAGCGCATCAACCGCTGGAAAATGGTTACAGATCTATACACTTCACTAGGTAAAAGCTTCATGGCTTTAGGGCATCAGGTTTACTTCTATATTCACCCGGAAGCTATGACCGAAAACGCACTTCCTCAGTTAACCTGGAACTGCGTTGACCACGAGCACTTTGACTATGTACTTGACCGATTTGCCCCAGACTTTGTCTTTACGTGGAATGGTTCTTCAATAGGCGACGAAACAACAGCCACGCTGTCTCAAGCCCATGGAGCCAAGATGGTCTTCTCTGAACAGGGCTGGTTTCCTCAAAAGGACACCATGTACTTCGATCTCACGGGATGTAATGGGAAATGCAGTACCAAGAATACAACTTGGGCCATTCCTGAAAAAAATGGAGCATCACAACTTCTCGCAGCTAGGAAAAAATACATCACCCAGGCAGGATTAAATAAGCTCTTCGATGTGGATACATGCGATATTGCTGAACCGAATTTGTCGAAACCAATTTTCGTGCCACTACAGGATGAACACGACCTGAACATCTTGCTGGACTCCCCTTTTAAATGCATGGACTCTTTCGTAAGCTTTCTGTGTAAAACATATCCTCGGCATCGCTTCATAGTTCGGCCACATCCGAAATATCAAAAGCCTAATCTGGATAATTATGATAACGTTGAACTAGTTAATCCTAGAATTCCAATGTTTGAACAACTGTCACGTTGTGGAATAGTTATCGGTCTAAACTCCACAACGCTATTAGAAAGTGCCCTACTTGGATTTCCTGTAATTTCTTATGGAGTGGGGCTCGGCACTGGAACAGGAGTTTTTCATGACGCCATCCCCGAAGCTCCTCCTGCACTTGAAGAGGTACAAATAAATCAAGAGAATGCTACAGGATTTTTGTACCATCTCATTTGCCAAAAACAAATTAAACGGGAACATATGGCAAAACCATTAGAGATATTGAAATCCCAGCTTTTTCGGGACCTCAAACAACAGTTAAACTGGAATGTCCTTAGCAGGTAAAAAAGGAACGAACTAATATCAGCTAATGGTTTGAAGCAGCTACAAAAATACCTAAATCCAGACCCTAAACAGGACTAAATCATGAACGCACGTGTTTTCTTTATGGCAAGCTTCTCCCGTAGCGGGGAAACAGTATTACTCAGACATCTAAATGCTCACCCCGAAATTGTAGTACCCTATAATATCAAAGCACAGGAAACAGAAAGAAGCCTACAGCTTTTCGACTATGTAAGAAATAACAACGTTTCTTCACTTTCCGACAAAGAATGCGCACAATTCGGCATAAAAAAACCAGTTGTCCTGCTTAAACAAATCTGGGAACATATTCATAGCTTTAACGGATTTATTCTGGTCCGCAATCCAGCTTCGGTCGTTTCAAGCATTCTTAGACAGGCAAAGGATGGTGATATACATAAAGTCATAAGTAACGTCCGTCGATGGGCAGGTATGATTGATGAATCACTATCGCTGCCCATTTCTGACAACATTGATCGAAAGAACATGATTGCTGCGATAGCAAGTACATGGGCTCGCAGGATGCAGGGGCTCTATAACACTGAAAAACAGGTCTTTTACTATGAAGATTTCGTATGTAATCCTGAGATAAACC
The nucleotide sequence above comes from Maridesulfovibrio bastinii DSM 16055. Encoded proteins:
- a CDS encoding IS66 family transposase, with protein sequence MERILVYLENAALTPDNNLAENAIRPFAVGRKNWLLSGSPCGAQARATLYSLIETAKANKLNPADYLFQLFEELPHA
- a CDS encoding IS66 family transposase, with amino-acid sequence MDISRSTISNWAVLAAERCKPIMELLHEHLRSGKIAAEIVGDFMGILQTDGYAGYNALGESTGITHAGCLVHVRRKFMEELKACSKKRYVSTVVDLIAKLYRLESRARKERLSPDEILNMRTEKALPILEKIY
- a CDS encoding IS66 family transposase zinc-finger binding domain-containing protein, which produces MGEIIHDTPDEEKIYACGCKLSRIGEVVSEKLDYVPTKIRVLWHIRPNFACKKRKRTEDDGQDFTIASMPPQLIRQGIVTPRLLAHILTTSFATVCLSTVKTGCSSVWELIFRAQPFRIGPCWRQNDVSLSWNCCTSICVLEKSLPK
- the tnpB gene encoding IS66 family insertion sequence element accessory protein TnpB, giving the protein MGFRSWWTIIKILYWDNKFFCLWQKRLEKNHFF
- a CDS encoding glycosyltransferase family protein, which produces MKILFITTTTRVERPILDPSVRYRCYNHAENLAAKGICADVIAINLLTNKHIDQYDAFVFHRPQYSETIVTALEIIDSQNKVRLADYDDLIFGEENAELSSIYKNEILPKDACHKIFKENASALNLFDVVQTSSTPLAEQVAKHNPTASVKVVPNGLSKRWLEIGDIFPSHRFRERIWISYLSGTKSHDHDFALVSEALSRFIKEEKRAMLMVAGPLDYETERFPPAQIVRVNYRDYWDLPALIKSTDINISALEPTLFNNCKSGLKFFESGAFGVPTVASPMTDLDRFSHSGLVYARNEMEWLQALKRLAMFSPEERTSLRQYCRVNAGSVVGTDILLNRITVLYNQRS
- a CDS encoding DUF354 domain-containing protein → MPEQRINRWKMVTDLYTSLGKSFMALGHQVYFYIHPEAMTENALPQLTWNCVDHEHFDYVLDRFAPDFVFTWNGSSIGDETTATLSQAHGAKMVFSEQGWFPQKDTMYFDLTGCNGKCSTKNTTWAIPEKNGASQLLAARKKYITQAGLNKLFDVDTCDIAEPNLSKPIFVPLQDEHDLNILLDSPFKCMDSFVSFLCKTYPRHRFIVRPHPKYQKPNLDNYDNVELVNPRIPMFEQLSRCGIVIGLNSTTLLESALLGFPVISYGVGLGTGTGVFHDAIPEAPPALEEVQINQENATGFLYHLICQKQIKREHMAKPLEILKSQLFRDLKQQLNWNVLSR